The following proteins are encoded in a genomic region of Nicotiana sylvestris chromosome 4, ASM39365v2, whole genome shotgun sequence:
- the LOC138889770 gene encoding uncharacterized protein codes for MEKVKIIKERLKTAQSCQKSYLDIRRRDLEFKEDDWVFLKVSPMKGIMRFGKKGKLSPRYVEPYRIIQRIDQVAYKLELSPEMSLVHPVFYVSMLKKVVGDPSAIVPIEAIEVNEELSYEEIPVVILDRQVQKLRNKEIASVKVLWRNQQVEESIWEAEEEMRKKYPYLFEWCRNMLELKMEKYGLWVDEILYKSTIKI; via the exons atggagaaagtcaagattattaaggagaggttgaaaactgctcagagttgCCAAAAGTCTTATTTGGACATccgtcgcagagatttggagttcaaagaagatgattgggtatttttgaaggtttcccccatgaagggcatcatgcgattcgggaagaaaggaaaattaagtccgaggtatgtcgaaCCGTACAGAATTATTCAGAGGATTgatcaggtggcatacaagctcgagctgtcacccgagatgtcattggtacatccggtcttctacgtgtctatgttgaagaaggtagtgggagatccgtccgcTATTGTACCAATTgaagctattgaggttaatgaagaactatcttatgaagaaattccagttgtcattcttgataggcaagttcaGAAAttaagaaataaggaaattgcctctgtaaaagtgttatggcggaaccagcaggttgaggaatccatttgggaagccgaggaagaaatgagaaagaagtacccatatTTGTTTGAATG GTGTAGGAACATGCTTGAGCTAAAAATGGAaaagtatgggttgtgggttgatgaaatcctctacAAAAGCACCATAAAGATTTAA